From one Paractinoplanes brasiliensis genomic stretch:
- a CDS encoding sensor histidine kinase: MRHRLSFAGQLLLLQLAIVLLVVGAVAAVSIAEADATFRRVEGERLRSVGENTAINRTVRLGLDNPLGREALETVAESARAVSGASYVMVADAAGTIVTGPDAGRAAPLGDSTGLTGRSWVGVITDGGKSLAAHVPVLDEVTGAFIGLIIVGRAYPTLIDQLGTAVTDLLTYLVLGIALGAGGSLLLARRVKRQTLGLEPREIAGLVEHREAMLHGIKEGVIGTDSAHRVTLANDEAIRLLGMPPDVVGRSLEEQPLEPALLDVLTGRSVGVDQVVLSDDRVVVLNRQPVVMRDRTVGSVTTLRDRTELTALRRELDVSRHTTDTLRAQAHEFVNRLHTIAGLVELGEHDEVVRYITRASELHESLDREVTRVVRDTALAALLIAKASLASEQGVTLSIGEGTDLPPVDDRLSADLVTVVGNLVDNAFDALTPGGAISVTVRAEERDVVVTVTDSGPGVPPEMAERVFQQGYSTKDSRQGHHGLGLAMIRLICVHRGGGVSVSGSTFTARLGLS; this comes from the coding sequence GTGCGGCACCGTCTGTCGTTCGCCGGCCAGCTGCTGCTCCTGCAACTGGCGATCGTCCTGCTCGTCGTGGGCGCGGTCGCCGCGGTGTCGATCGCCGAGGCCGACGCCACGTTCCGGCGCGTCGAAGGGGAACGGCTGCGCTCGGTCGGCGAGAACACGGCGATCAACCGGACCGTACGGCTGGGCCTGGACAACCCGCTCGGCCGCGAAGCCCTGGAAACGGTCGCCGAGAGTGCTCGAGCCGTCTCCGGAGCCTCGTACGTGATGGTGGCCGACGCCGCCGGGACCATCGTGACCGGCCCCGACGCCGGACGGGCGGCGCCCCTGGGTGACAGCACCGGCCTCACCGGACGGTCCTGGGTCGGCGTGATCACCGACGGCGGCAAGTCCCTCGCCGCGCACGTGCCGGTGCTCGACGAGGTGACCGGCGCCTTCATCGGGCTGATCATCGTCGGGCGCGCCTACCCCACGCTGATCGACCAGCTCGGCACCGCCGTCACCGACCTGCTGACGTACCTGGTCCTCGGCATCGCCCTCGGTGCCGGTGGCTCGCTGCTGCTGGCCCGCCGGGTCAAACGGCAGACCCTCGGCCTGGAACCCCGCGAGATCGCCGGCCTGGTCGAGCACCGCGAGGCCATGCTGCACGGCATCAAGGAAGGTGTGATCGGCACCGACTCGGCGCACCGGGTCACGCTGGCCAACGACGAGGCGATCCGGCTCCTCGGCATGCCACCCGACGTGGTCGGCCGCTCGCTGGAGGAGCAGCCGCTCGAACCGGCACTGCTCGACGTGCTCACCGGCCGGTCCGTCGGCGTCGACCAGGTGGTGCTCAGCGACGACCGGGTGGTGGTGCTCAACCGGCAGCCGGTGGTGATGCGCGACCGTACGGTCGGGTCGGTGACCACGCTGCGCGACCGCACCGAGCTGACCGCGCTGCGCCGCGAGCTCGACGTCAGCAGGCACACCACCGACACGCTGCGCGCCCAGGCCCACGAGTTCGTCAACCGGCTGCACACCATCGCCGGCCTGGTCGAGCTCGGCGAGCACGACGAGGTGGTCCGCTACATCACCCGCGCCAGCGAGCTGCATGAAAGCCTGGACCGCGAGGTCACCCGGGTCGTCCGGGACACGGCCCTGGCGGCGTTGCTGATCGCCAAGGCCAGCCTCGCGAGCGAACAGGGCGTGACGCTGTCCATCGGCGAGGGCACCGACCTCCCCCCGGTCGACGACCGGCTCTCCGCCGACCTGGTCACGGTGGTGGGGAATCTGGTCGACAACGCGTTCGACGCGCTCACGCCGGGCGGGGCGATTTCGGTCACCGTACGGGCGGAGGAGCGCGACGTCGTGGTGACGGTGACCGACAGCGGGCCCGGGGTGCCGCCCGAGATGGCCGAGCGGGTCTTCCAGCAGGGCTACAGCACCAAGGACTCGCGGCAGGGGCATCATGGGCTGGGGCTCGCGATGATCCGGCTGATCTGCGTTCATCGGGGTGGCGGGGTCTCGGTGTCCGGCTCGACCTTCACCGCCCGGCTGGGGCTCTCATGA
- a CDS encoding helix-turn-helix domain-containing protein — protein sequence MVLTADNPSPYGVQAVACATGRKHPAGAVTGVAARLGVDPVDFRFDAMDPISAAANRRWAATVTYLTRLLSAPGEADLHPLMLTAALETAATAAVTVFPNSTMTLDYVADPGQVTPAAIRRAVAYADANAASPLTPQNIADAAGVGVRALQTGFRRHVGTTPMGYLRRVRLERAHRDLQAADPHQRRHGGRHRVPLGLRQPGAFRRPLPLGVRPPSQPNPAHVKHRPSWTVSGAPRAGRR from the coding sequence TTGGTCCTTACGGCTGACAATCCTTCGCCGTACGGGGTGCAGGCCGTAGCGTGCGCGACGGGGAGGAAACACCCCGCCGGCGCGGTCACCGGCGTCGCTGCCCGGCTCGGCGTCGACCCGGTCGACTTCCGCTTCGACGCCATGGACCCCATCTCGGCCGCCGCCAACCGGCGCTGGGCCGCCACCGTCACCTACCTGACCCGCCTGCTGTCCGCGCCCGGCGAGGCAGACCTGCACCCGCTGATGCTGACGGCCGCCCTCGAAACGGCGGCCACGGCGGCCGTCACCGTCTTCCCGAACTCCACCATGACGCTCGACTACGTGGCCGACCCCGGCCAGGTCACGCCGGCCGCCATCCGCCGCGCCGTGGCCTATGCGGACGCCAACGCCGCCTCGCCGCTCACCCCGCAGAACATCGCGGACGCGGCCGGCGTCGGGGTGCGCGCCCTGCAAACCGGTTTCCGCCGGCACGTCGGCACCACACCCATGGGCTACCTGCGCCGGGTACGCCTCGAACGCGCCCACCGCGACCTGCAAGCAGCCGATCCCCACCAACGGCGACACGGTGGCCGGCATCGCGTACCGCTGGGGCTTCGCCAACCTGGGGCGTTTCGCCGCCCGCTACCACTCGGAGTTCGGCCGCCGTCCCAGCCAAACCCTGCACACGTGAAACACCGTCCGTCGTGGACGGTTTCCGGTGCGCCTCGTGCGGGCAGACGCTGA
- a CDS encoding DUF2750 domain-containing protein, with the protein MSQSGSQAAAFFREIVSNDVVWFVRDDRGSPTPTTSSGATAMPYWSSRTRAQRAADIWGNGLYPASISLETWQHADLPELADQGYQVGINWTGPRLVGWDFTVVEVLNRLAHALHESPRSDAAASKTV; encoded by the coding sequence GTGAGCCAGAGTGGGAGCCAGGCTGCGGCATTCTTTCGTGAGATCGTCAGCAATGACGTCGTCTGGTTCGTCCGTGACGACCGAGGCAGCCCAACGCCGACAACCTCCAGTGGCGCAACGGCGATGCCGTATTGGTCGTCCCGGACCCGCGCTCAGCGCGCGGCCGACATCTGGGGAAACGGCCTCTACCCCGCTTCCATCTCGCTGGAGACGTGGCAGCACGCAGACCTGCCGGAGCTGGCCGATCAGGGATACCAGGTAGGGATCAACTGGACTGGGCCTCGGCTGGTCGGCTGGGATTTCACCGTGGTCGAGGTGCTCAATCGCCTGGCGCACGCGTTACACGAAAGCCCGCGTTCAGATGCGGCAGCGTCGAAAACGGTATAG
- a CDS encoding Pls/PosA family non-ribosomal peptide synthetase, producing MTATTTDPRLIDLPAIDVEPESPALFHSASAPVRRTLVDVFDATVQAHPYARALDAGGVALTYRELAGRVDAVRAELAGHGIGAGDRVGVRVSSGTAELYLAILGVLAAGAAYVPVDADDPAERAELVFAEAAVSAVIGDNLKITLRRTPAGRPGHPRPSDDAWIIFTSGSTGTPKGVAVPHGAAAAFVDAEAQLFLAEDDAEPIGTHDRVLAGLSVAFDASCEEMWLAWRHGACLVPAARSLVRSGVDLGPWLAEQRITVVSTVPTLAALWPVEALDDVRLLIFGGEACPPELAERLAVEGREVWNTYGPTEATVVACAARMTGEAPVRIGLPLTGWELAVVDPYGLPVAMGETGELVIGGVGLARYLDPVKDAEKFAPLPALGWERAYRSGDIVRAEPEGLLFLGRGDEQVKLGGRRIELGEVDAALQALPGVAGAAAAVKRTAAGNQLLVGYLVPREPGFDTVAAAERIREQLPAALVPLLAVVDDLPTRTSGKVDRAALPWPLASAGDGAAALSATEAWLAEGWEKILGVRPSESRADFFSSGGSSLNAAQLVAWIREKHPQVSVADVYQHPTLAGMAAVLDALGATARVRREVRPTPRRAGLLQGLLALPLFALVGLRWLTVLAAVGNLIPAAWAPDVSWWWVGAAWLLLFSPPGRIALAAGGARVLLRGVRPGDYPRGGSVHVRLWAAERLAELTGATGVAGAGWMITYAKALGAQISPDVDLHSAPPVTGLLKLGRGAAVEPEVDLSGHWVDGDILHIGKVRVGAGGRVGSRSTLMPGARVGKGAQIDAGSTVAGAVPAGERWAGSPAAPSAAKDKAAWPARRPERRSRLWVAAYSVTAQLLGLLPVVAVLPALALLLTQSTLGGALLVVPVAAVAYFLSYALLVLAGVRLLSVGLREGFHPVRGRVAWQVWTTERLMGMARTALFPMYASLFTPVWLRLLGARIGRDAEVSTVLALPAMTTVADGAFLADDTMVATYELSHGWLRVAPVRIGKQAFLGNSGMAAPGRSVPKRGLVGVLSSAPRKAKKGSSWLGAPPMPLRRTVGSSDTSRTYNPPVRLKLARAAVELCRMVPVMLFGALAVLVAAALAVVWSELGPWAAVLAAGPVVFAATIVAALTASAAKWLLVGRFRVTDHALWTSFVWRNELADTFVEVLAAPWLFRFATGTPLLTLWLRTLGAKIGRGAWLETFWLPEYDLVRLGPGATVNRGCVVQTHLFHDRIMSMDEVTLAAGATLGPHGIVLPGASIGARTTVGPGSLVTRGDAVPGDSRWLGNPIATWA from the coding sequence GTGACCGCGACGACGACTGATCCGCGCCTGATCGACCTACCCGCGATCGACGTCGAGCCGGAGTCCCCGGCCCTGTTCCACTCCGCTTCCGCGCCCGTACGCCGCACCCTGGTCGACGTCTTCGACGCGACAGTGCAGGCCCACCCGTACGCCCGTGCGCTCGACGCCGGCGGGGTGGCGCTGACCTATCGCGAGCTGGCCGGCCGGGTCGACGCCGTGCGGGCCGAGCTCGCCGGGCACGGCATCGGCGCCGGTGACCGGGTCGGCGTCCGGGTCTCCTCCGGCACTGCCGAGCTCTACCTCGCGATCCTGGGCGTGCTCGCGGCGGGCGCCGCCTACGTGCCGGTGGACGCCGACGACCCCGCCGAACGTGCCGAGCTGGTCTTCGCCGAGGCCGCCGTGAGCGCCGTCATCGGTGACAACCTGAAGATCACTTTGCGCCGTACGCCGGCGGGCCGCCCCGGTCATCCCCGGCCCTCCGACGACGCGTGGATCATCTTCACCTCCGGCTCCACCGGCACCCCCAAAGGCGTGGCCGTCCCGCACGGCGCTGCGGCGGCTTTCGTCGACGCCGAGGCGCAGCTGTTCCTGGCCGAGGACGACGCCGAGCCGATCGGCACGCACGACCGTGTCCTGGCCGGCCTGTCGGTCGCCTTCGACGCCTCCTGCGAGGAGATGTGGCTCGCCTGGCGGCACGGCGCGTGTCTGGTGCCCGCGGCCCGTTCCCTGGTGCGCAGCGGCGTCGACCTCGGTCCCTGGCTGGCCGAGCAGCGCATCACGGTCGTCTCCACCGTGCCGACGCTGGCCGCGCTCTGGCCGGTGGAAGCGCTCGACGACGTCCGGCTGCTGATCTTCGGGGGTGAGGCGTGCCCGCCCGAGCTGGCCGAGCGGCTGGCCGTCGAGGGGCGCGAGGTCTGGAACACGTACGGGCCCACCGAGGCCACCGTGGTCGCCTGCGCGGCGCGGATGACCGGTGAGGCGCCCGTACGCATCGGCCTGCCCCTGACCGGCTGGGAGCTTGCCGTCGTCGACCCGTACGGGCTGCCGGTGGCCATGGGGGAGACCGGCGAGCTGGTCATCGGCGGGGTGGGTCTGGCCCGTTACCTCGACCCGGTCAAGGACGCCGAGAAGTTCGCCCCGCTGCCCGCCCTCGGCTGGGAACGTGCCTACCGCAGCGGCGACATCGTGCGCGCCGAGCCCGAGGGCCTGCTCTTCCTGGGCCGCGGCGACGAGCAGGTCAAGCTGGGCGGCCGCCGCATCGAGCTGGGCGAGGTCGACGCCGCCCTGCAGGCGCTGCCCGGGGTGGCGGGGGCCGCCGCCGCCGTCAAACGCACCGCCGCCGGCAACCAGCTGCTGGTCGGTTACCTGGTGCCGCGCGAGCCCGGCTTCGACACGGTGGCCGCCGCCGAGCGCATCCGCGAGCAGCTGCCCGCCGCGCTCGTCCCGCTGCTGGCCGTCGTCGACGACCTGCCCACCCGCACGTCGGGCAAGGTCGACAGGGCCGCCCTGCCCTGGCCCCTGGCCTCCGCGGGCGACGGCGCCGCCGCGCTGAGCGCCACCGAGGCCTGGCTGGCCGAGGGCTGGGAAAAGATCCTTGGCGTACGCCCGTCCGAGTCCCGCGCCGACTTCTTCTCCAGCGGCGGCAGCAGCCTCAACGCCGCGCAGCTGGTGGCGTGGATCCGGGAAAAGCACCCGCAGGTGTCGGTGGCCGACGTCTACCAGCACCCCACGCTGGCCGGGATGGCCGCCGTGCTGGACGCGCTCGGCGCCACCGCCCGGGTCCGCCGCGAGGTCCGGCCCACGCCGCGGCGCGCCGGCCTGCTGCAGGGCCTGCTCGCGCTGCCCCTGTTCGCCCTGGTCGGGCTGCGCTGGCTGACGGTCCTGGCCGCCGTGGGCAATCTCATCCCGGCCGCGTGGGCGCCCGACGTGTCGTGGTGGTGGGTCGGCGCCGCCTGGCTGCTGCTGTTCAGCCCGCCCGGCCGCATCGCCCTGGCCGCGGGTGGCGCTCGTGTGCTGCTGCGCGGCGTGCGCCCCGGCGACTATCCGCGCGGCGGCAGCGTGCACGTGCGGTTGTGGGCGGCCGAGCGGCTGGCCGAGCTGACCGGCGCGACAGGTGTGGCCGGGGCAGGCTGGATGATCACGTACGCGAAGGCACTCGGCGCGCAGATCAGCCCCGACGTCGACCTGCACTCCGCCCCGCCCGTCACCGGCCTGCTCAAGCTGGGCCGCGGCGCCGCCGTCGAACCCGAGGTCGACCTGTCCGGCCACTGGGTCGACGGCGACATCCTGCACATCGGCAAGGTGCGCGTCGGCGCGGGCGGGCGCGTGGGCTCCCGCAGCACGCTCATGCCGGGCGCGCGGGTCGGCAAGGGCGCGCAGATCGACGCGGGTTCCACCGTTGCCGGCGCCGTTCCCGCGGGCGAACGCTGGGCCGGTTCGCCCGCCGCCCCGAGCGCGGCCAAGGACAAGGCGGCCTGGCCCGCCCGCCGGCCCGAGCGCCGTTCCCGCCTCTGGGTCGCCGCCTACAGCGTGACCGCGCAGCTGCTGGGCCTGCTTCCGGTGGTGGCCGTGCTGCCCGCGCTGGCCCTGCTGCTGACGCAGTCGACGCTCGGGGGCGCGCTGCTGGTGGTGCCGGTGGCCGCGGTCGCCTACTTCCTCTCGTACGCGCTGCTGGTCCTCGCGGGCGTGCGGCTGCTCAGCGTCGGCCTGCGCGAGGGCTTCCACCCCGTACGGGGAAGGGTGGCCTGGCAGGTGTGGACGACCGAACGCCTGATGGGGATGGCGCGCACCGCCCTGTTCCCGATGTACGCCAGCCTGTTCACGCCGGTCTGGCTGCGGCTGCTCGGCGCTCGGATCGGCCGCGACGCCGAAGTGTCGACCGTGCTGGCGCTGCCCGCGATGACCACCGTCGCCGACGGCGCGTTCCTGGCCGACGACACGATGGTCGCCACGTACGAGCTGAGCCACGGCTGGCTGCGGGTCGCCCCGGTCCGCATCGGCAAACAGGCCTTCCTCGGCAACTCCGGCATGGCCGCCCCGGGCCGCTCGGTGCCCAAACGAGGGCTGGTCGGCGTGCTGTCGTCGGCCCCGCGCAAGGCCAAGAAGGGCTCGTCCTGGCTGGGCGCGCCCCCGATGCCGTTGCGCCGCACGGTCGGGTCCTCCGACACCAGCCGGACCTACAACCCGCCCGTACGTCTGAAGCTGGCTCGCGCCGCCGTCGAGCTGTGCCGGATGGTCCCGGTCATGCTGTTCGGCGCCCTGGCCGTCCTCGTCGCGGCCGCGCTCGCTGTGGTGTGGTCTGAGCTGGGGCCGTGGGCGGCCGTGCTGGCCGCCGGTCCGGTCGTGTTCGCCGCCACGATCGTCGCCGCGCTCACCGCCAGCGCCGCCAAGTGGCTGCTGGTCGGCCGGTTCCGGGTCACCGACCACGCGCTGTGGACGTCGTTCGTCTGGCGCAACGAGCTCGCCGACACGTTCGTCGAGGTCCTGGCGGCGCCCTGGCTGTTCCGCTTCGCCACCGGCACTCCACTGCTCACCCTGTGGCTGCGTACGCTGGGTGCGAAAATCGGCCGCGGCGCCTGGCTCGAGACGTTCTGGCTGCCCGAGTACGACCTCGTCCGGCTCGGGCCCGGCGCCACCGTCAACCGGGGGTGCGTCGTGCAGACCCACCTGTTCCATGATCGGATCATGAGCATGGATGAGGTCACCCTGGCCGCGGGCGCCACCCTCGGCCCGCACGGCATCGTGCTGCCCGGCGCGAGCATCGGCGCCCGCACCACCGTCGGGCCGGGCTCCCTGGTCACCCGTGGCGACGCCGTGCCCGGCGACAGCCGGTGGCTGGGCAACCCGATCGCGACCTGGGCATGA
- a CDS encoding HAD domain-containing protein, whose translation MMARPTRDPIVFLDVDGTLLPFRARSAEFAGVPADAVGPADDVSGNPLPARLDPADGGRLLALGCQLVWATTWMADANDLISPRLGLPKLPVVEFPDDDEPKHGLHWKAAFLCRWAAGRTFVWLDDEITDADQQWVQAHHPGRALPHRIDPLAGLTNGDLVLIRQWLAAP comes from the coding sequence ATGATGGCCCGCCCGACGCGTGACCCGATCGTGTTTCTCGACGTCGACGGCACGCTGCTTCCGTTCCGCGCCCGATCCGCCGAGTTCGCCGGAGTCCCGGCCGACGCCGTCGGGCCGGCCGATGACGTATCGGGCAATCCGTTGCCGGCCCGGCTCGACCCGGCGGACGGAGGCAGGTTGCTCGCGTTGGGGTGTCAGCTGGTCTGGGCAACGACCTGGATGGCCGACGCCAACGACCTCATCTCGCCCCGGCTCGGTCTGCCGAAGCTTCCCGTCGTCGAATTCCCCGATGACGACGAACCCAAGCACGGGTTGCATTGGAAGGCGGCGTTTCTCTGCCGATGGGCGGCCGGGCGCACCTTCGTCTGGCTCGACGACGAAATCACCGATGCCGATCAGCAATGGGTTCAAGCCCACCATCCAGGGCGCGCACTGCCACACCGAATCGACCCACTCGCCGGCCTCACCAACGGCGACCTCGTACTGATTCGTCAATGGCTGGCAGCGCCATAG
- a CDS encoding MazG nucleotide pyrophosphohydrolase domain-containing protein: MRLADDAEEISRGYARRHGITRDAAWFLLKLQEEVGELTQAFLMRAGQARSKGHTQQEIEEMFRGELADVLCHVLLLARHHDVDLEEAVERKWLVWKPDPPTVRS; the protein is encoded by the coding sequence ATGCGGTTGGCGGATGACGCAGAAGAAATCTCGCGGGGCTATGCCCGCCGGCATGGGATCACGCGGGATGCCGCCTGGTTCCTGCTGAAGTTGCAGGAAGAGGTTGGCGAGCTGACTCAGGCTTTTCTCATGCGCGCCGGTCAAGCTCGGAGCAAGGGGCACACGCAGCAGGAGATCGAGGAGATGTTCCGGGGCGAACTGGCCGACGTGCTCTGCCATGTGTTGCTGCTGGCGCGCCACCACGACGTGGATCTGGAGGAGGCCGTCGAGCGGAAATGGCTGGTGTGGAAGCCTGACCCGCCCACGGTGCGTTCCTGA
- a CDS encoding glutamate--cysteine ligase yields the protein MGIDFARSERSRLGIEWEIACVDRRSGELAPAAPQLLSRLGSSAGFPHVTGELLTNTIEVVSAPHHRVSHAVGDLTRLVERAAAYAEPRGVDLLSSGTHPFSQWFQQQVTPGKPRYDTLIDRTRWWGRQMMIWGVHVHVAVEDRRKVLPIIDGLLTYLPHFQALSASSPFWAGETTGYASNRALMFQQLPTAGLPPQFSEWSQYEALAADLLHTGVIEELNELRWDIRPSPKWGTIEVRTFDGIPTAWEISAIAALTQCLVEHFSRELDAGWGVPAMQPWFVRENKWRAARYGMEAIIIQNAAGDELLVTKDLEQLLPALAPIAEALGCSAELERVRDIVAGGASYQRQLRVAAANDGSLKAVVSSLVRELRESLTPV from the coding sequence ATGGGAATCGACTTCGCCCGATCGGAACGATCGCGTCTAGGGATCGAGTGGGAGATCGCCTGTGTCGACCGGCGCAGCGGCGAGCTGGCGCCCGCGGCCCCGCAGCTGCTGTCCCGGCTCGGCTCGTCGGCGGGCTTTCCGCACGTCACCGGCGAGTTGCTGACCAACACGATCGAGGTCGTCAGCGCGCCGCATCACCGGGTGTCGCACGCTGTCGGTGATCTGACCCGGCTGGTCGAGCGCGCCGCCGCGTACGCGGAGCCAAGGGGTGTTGATCTTCTCTCGTCGGGCACGCACCCGTTCAGCCAGTGGTTCCAGCAGCAGGTGACGCCGGGCAAGCCGCGCTACGACACCCTGATCGACCGGACCCGCTGGTGGGGACGGCAGATGATGATCTGGGGGGTGCACGTGCACGTCGCGGTGGAGGACCGCCGCAAGGTGCTGCCGATCATCGACGGGCTGCTCACGTATCTGCCGCACTTTCAGGCGTTGAGCGCGTCGAGCCCGTTCTGGGCCGGGGAGACCACCGGGTACGCCTCCAACCGGGCCCTGATGTTCCAGCAGCTGCCCACGGCCGGGTTGCCGCCGCAGTTCAGCGAGTGGTCGCAGTACGAGGCGCTGGCGGCCGACCTGCTGCACACCGGCGTGATCGAGGAGCTGAACGAGCTGCGCTGGGACATCCGGCCGTCGCCCAAGTGGGGCACGATCGAGGTCCGTACGTTCGACGGCATCCCGACCGCCTGGGAGATCTCGGCGATCGCCGCCCTGACCCAGTGCCTGGTCGAGCATTTCTCGCGCGAGCTCGACGCGGGCTGGGGCGTGCCGGCGATGCAGCCGTGGTTCGTGCGCGAGAACAAGTGGCGGGCCGCCCGCTACGGCATGGAAGCGATCATCATCCAGAACGCGGCCGGCGACGAGCTGCTGGTCACCAAGGACCTCGAGCAGCTGCTGCCCGCGCTGGCGCCGATCGCCGAGGCGCTGGGCTGCTCGGCCGAGCTCGAGAGGGTCCGGGACATCGTCGCGGGCGGCGCCAGTTATCAGCGGCAGCTGCGGGTGGCCGCGGCCAACGACGGCAGCCTCAAGGCGGTGGTGTCCTCGCTGGTGCGGGAGCTGCGGGAAAGCCTCACGCCCGTTTGA
- a CDS encoding HEAT repeat domain-containing protein — protein MPVLPSYTLTCQWVRELRRWQQGVLVAVQLRLPDAEPVTVGRYGTTPRQVTAAQAVAVIRGLDDPRGYEVFVPRAVTPGEVRRVRDVPQGVGWRYLPQAHGRRPCGCCAQRGGYKGAGLRRWFPYDGPPRPKHELMANLRDAATADEIIDVLSELGRARRGGAWELAHLVEHPDPHVRDTLAGVLRVYRGREARQLRQRLRVDSVDDGPPDA, from the coding sequence ATGCCGGTGCTGCCGTCGTACACGCTCACCTGTCAATGGGTCCGAGAGCTGCGGCGCTGGCAGCAAGGCGTCCTGGTCGCGGTGCAGCTGCGGCTGCCCGACGCCGAGCCGGTGACCGTCGGACGCTACGGCACCACGCCGCGGCAGGTCACCGCCGCGCAGGCGGTCGCGGTGATACGCGGACTGGACGATCCGCGCGGTTACGAGGTGTTCGTGCCTCGGGCGGTTACCCCCGGTGAAGTGCGGCGGGTCCGCGATGTGCCGCAGGGGGTCGGCTGGCGGTATCTGCCGCAGGCTCACGGCCGTCGGCCCTGCGGCTGTTGCGCGCAACGGGGCGGGTACAAAGGAGCTGGGCTGCGCCGCTGGTTCCCGTACGACGGACCACCACGGCCGAAGCACGAGCTGATGGCAAACCTGCGGGACGCGGCAACCGCCGATGAGATCATCGACGTACTCAGCGAGCTCGGCCGTGCCCGACGCGGCGGCGCCTGGGAACTGGCCCACTTGGTCGAGCATCCCGACCCGCATGTGCGCGACACCCTCGCCGGCGTTCTGCGGGTCTACCGTGGCCGTGAAGCACGGCAGCTTCGGCAACGGCTGCGGGTAGATTCTGTCGATGATGGCCCGCCCGACGCGTGA
- a CDS encoding response regulator: MIRVLVVDDDFMVARIHRGYVDRVDGFTTVGTAHTGADALTQVASLRPDLVLLDIYLPDVSGLEVLRRLRSDGDGPDVLAVTAARDVQTVRTALHGGVVHYLLKPFTFDVLRDRLERYAAAYGRLADTTDVDQADVDDLFVALRATAAPLPKGLTADTSGLIADAMRATAGDLSAAECAERIGLSRVSTRRYLEHFVAAGKAEVRLRYGSAGRPQRRYRWIG, from the coding sequence ATGATCCGGGTGCTGGTGGTGGACGACGACTTCATGGTGGCCCGGATCCACCGGGGCTATGTGGACCGGGTCGACGGCTTCACCACGGTTGGCACCGCGCACACCGGGGCCGACGCGCTCACCCAGGTGGCTTCGCTGCGGCCCGACCTGGTGCTGCTGGACATCTACCTGCCCGATGTGAGCGGACTCGAGGTGCTGCGGCGGCTGCGTTCCGACGGCGACGGCCCCGACGTGCTCGCCGTGACCGCGGCCCGCGACGTGCAGACCGTACGGACCGCCCTGCACGGGGGCGTCGTGCACTATCTGCTGAAACCGTTCACGTTCGACGTGCTGCGCGACCGGCTCGAGCGCTACGCCGCGGCGTACGGGCGTCTGGCCGACACGACCGACGTGGACCAGGCCGACGTCGACGACCTGTTCGTGGCCCTGCGCGCCACCGCCGCGCCGCTGCCCAAAGGCCTCACCGCCGACACGTCCGGCCTGATCGCAGACGCCATGCGCGCCACCGCGGGCGACCTGTCCGCGGCCGAGTGCGCCGAACGCATCGGCCTGTCCCGGGTCAGCACCCGCCGCTACCTGGAACACTTCGTCGCCGCAGGCAAGGCTGAGGTGCGCCTGCGCTACGGCTCGGCGGGCCGCCCGCAGCGCCGCTACCGCTGGATCGGCTGA